A DNA window from Macadamia integrifolia cultivar HAES 741 chromosome 4, SCU_Mint_v3, whole genome shotgun sequence contains the following coding sequences:
- the LOC122076220 gene encoding disease resistance RPP13-like protein 4 has translation MVDAVVSVFLDKLFIALQEHSRIVTEFKDQFDRLKGELLLMQSFLRDADRLKRKNQTVSTITVRLQELVFEAEDILADCRVRSNEDEVSTTCLKCFPPSNLPFHYQTGRRLREINEEITVIKQNISSYLGVTVFPPMGSAEEHGHEMSRWSSPVYDHTQVVGLEADTHKLKEWLFEANNGLLAIGIVGMGGLGKTTTAQKVFNDREVENHFDRRMWVSVSQTFTEEQIMRSMLKHLGDASVGDDRGELLRKINQYLQGQRYLIVMDDVWRENGDWWQRIRHGLPKGNGGSVIITTRIEKVARKMGVTEARIHWPKFLSENDSWLLFRKVAFAASGGECGYPELESVGMEIVEKCKGLPLAIKAVGGIMLCKLPYYDEWRRIAENFREELAENDDSVMVSLQLSYDELPSYLKSCFLCFSLYPEDCVITKEQLLHWWIGEGFVPVRNGRLTTVAAEDCFSGLTNRCLVEVVDKTHNGIVYTCKIHDMVRDLLIKMVKDDESNGASSRHLGLRSDIDPRRLHTNSKLRALLSTTKTGEVNKFTLAVAKKFSICRYLRVLDLSKSIFETHLASLLDQIGLLQHLTYLSLSNTHPLVQLPPPLEKLNNLEILDASYCHNLKILPSFITTLEKLTILDVSYCGSLEYFPKGLGRLSNLQELLGFRPARSNQLEGCCISELKSLIQLRKLELRLARGDEIGDDEVNVLLHLQQLQFLTISCFDSHGGDLVAKMDNLCPPQQLHELRLNFFPGEMSPTWLNPISLPMLRYLSICSGNMAKMNERFWGTATCVWKIEGLMLESLSDLEGEWAAVHQAMPSLRIVTVSWCPKLESFPIEDAGFRGGVWKKEEQRI, from the coding sequence ATGGTGGATGCAGTGGTTTCTGTCTTCTTGGATAAACTATTTATTGCTCTTCAGGAGCATAGCCGCATCGTTACTGAATTTAAAGACCAGTTCGATAGGCTCAAGGGTGAGCTGCTGCTCATGCAAAGCTTCCTCAGAGATGCAGACAGACTGAAGAGAAAAAACCAGACTGTCTCCACGATTACAGTTCGTCTGCAAGAGTTGGTTTTTGAAGCTGAAGACATACTTGCTGATTGCCGGGTGAGATCCAATGAAGATGAAGTTTCCACTACTTGTTTGAAGTGCTTCCCCCCTTCAAATCTGCCATTCCATTACCAAACTGGAAGGCGCCTCAGGGAAATCAACGAGGAAATAACTGTTATCAAACAGAACATCTCTTCTTACCTTGGGGTAACTGTCTTCCCTCCAATGGGAAGTGCGGAAGAGCATGGCCATGAAATGTCTAGATGGAGCTCTCCTGTCTATGACCATACCCAAGTGGTGGGATTGGAAGCTGACACACACAAGCTAAAAGAGTGGCTATTTGAAGCAAACAATGGCCTTCTTGCCATCGGGATCGTTGGCATGGGGGGATTGGGTAAAACCACTACGGCTCAGAAGGTTTTCAATGACAGGGAAGTGGAAAACCACTTTGACAGGAGGATGTGGGTTTCTGTTTCTCAGACATTCACTGAAGAACAAATCATGAGAAGTATGTTAAAGCACTTGGGAGATGCTAGTGTTGGAGATGATCGAGGTGAACTGCTGAGGAAAATAAACCAGTATCTTCAAGGTCAGAGGTATTTGATAGTAATGGATGATGTCTGGAGAGAAAATGGTGACTGGTGGCAACGAATTCGTCATGGATTGCCAAAGGGAAATGGAGGCAGTGTCATAATCACTACTAGAATAGAGAAAGTTGCTCGAAAGATGGGAGTGACAGAAGCGAGAATCCATTGGCCGAAATTTCTGAGTGAAAATGATAGTTGGTTGTTGTTCCGTAAGGTAGCCTTTGCAGCAAGTGGGGGTGAGTGTGGTTACCCTGAATTGGAGAGTGTTGGTATGGAGATTGTGGAGAAATGCAAGGGACTTCCTCTAGCCATCAAGGCAGTCGGAGGAATCATGCTCTGTAAGTTGCCTTACTatgatgaatggaggagaattGCAGAAAATTTCCGTGAAGAGTTGGCAGAGAACGATGACTCAGTGATGGTTTCATTGCAATTAAGCTATGATGAGCTCCCCTCTTATCTAAAATCATGCTTCCTATGTTTTTCTCTCTATCCTGAGGATTGTGTCATAACCAAGGAACAATTACTCCATTGGTGGATTGGAGAGGGTTTTGTTCCTGTGAGGAATGGTCGATTAACAACAGTGGCAGCAGAAGATTGTTTTTCAGGGCTTACGAATCGATGTTTGGTAGAAGTGGTTGATAAGACTCACAATGGGATTGTATACACATGCAAGATTCATGATATGGTTCGCGATTTATTGATCAAAATGGTGAAGGATGATGAATCAAATGGAGCTAGTAGCCGTCATTTGGGTCTTAGAAGTGACATTGACCCCCGGCGCCTTCATACCAATTCGAAGCTGCGGGCATTACTGTCCACAACCAAGACTGGTGAAGTTAACAAGTTCACTTTAGCTGTGGCAAAGAAGTTCTCTATATGTCGATACTTAAGGGTGTTGGATCTTTCAAAATCAATCTTTGAAACACATCTAGCAAGCCTACTGGATCAAATCGGGTTGCTTCAACATTTAACTTACCTCAGTTTAAGCAACACCCACCCTTTGGTTCAACTTCCTCCCCCTCTGGAGAAGCTCAATAATCTTGAAATACTGGATGCAAGTTATTGCCATAATCTGAAAATactcccatcattcatcacaacTTTGGAGAAGCTCACCATCTTAGATGTAAGTTATTGTGGCTCACTTGAATACTTTCCCAAAGGGTTGGGAAGGCTTTCAAATCTTCAAGAGTTGCTGGGGTTTAGACCTGCAAGATCAAACCAATTAGAAGGGTGTTGTATTTCAGAGTTGAAGAGCTTGATCCAACTTAGAAAGCTTGAATTACGGTTAGCAAGGGGTGACGAGATTGGAGATGATGAGGTGAATGTTCTGTTACATCTTCAACAGTTGCAATTTTTAACCATAAGTTGTTTTGACAGTCATGGTGGTGATCTTGTGGCAAAGATGGATAACCTCTGTCCTCCTCAACAACTTCATGAGCTTCGTCTCAATTTCTTTCCAGGGGAGATGAGTCCAACTTGGCTTAACCCTATTTCACTTCCAATGCTACGGTATCTTTCTATCTGTTCAGGAAATATGGCGAAAATGAATGAGAGATTTTGGGGTACAGCAACTTGTGTCTGGAAGATAGAGGGCTTAATGTTGGAGTCCTTGTCAGATTTAGAAGGGGAGTGGGCAGCGGTTCATCAAGCAATGCCTTCCCTTAGAATTGTGACTGTTTCTTGGTGTCCAAAGTTGGAATCTTTCCCAATTGAAGATGCTGGTTTTAGAGGAGGAGTGTGGAAAAAGGAAGAACAGAGGATATAG
- the LOC122076353 gene encoding loricrin-like codes for MSLEAHLSPPTNSTGKVMAEVVDMMMVAEKREKVAEMVGGDDRDDDVKGGVGEGRVVSCAWNGGGDEAGDGDREGGGDSGICRGEEGGGDGGGEGGRDGSGDCRGDGRSMSSLRRR; via the coding sequence ATGTCATTGGAGGCACATCTTTCCCCGCCTACGAATTCTACTGGAAAGGTTATGGCAGAGGTGGTGGATATGATGATGGTGgcagaaaagagggagaaggtaGCGGAGATGGTGGGGGGTGATGATAGAGACGATGATGTCAAAGGTGGGGTTGGTGAAGGTAGAGTGGTCAGCTGTGCATGGAATGGTGGAGGGGATGAGGCCGGTGATGGTGATCGAGAAGGGGGAGGTGACAGTGGAATATGTAGAGGTGAGGAGGGGGGCGGTGATGGCGGAGGTGAGGGAGGTAGGGATGGGAGTGGTGATTGCAGGGGTGATGGGAGAAGCATGTCATCTCTTCGTAGACGATAG
- the LOC122076218 gene encoding filament-like plant protein 7 isoform X2 encodes MDQKTWLWRKKPTEKTIVVSDKVNLLLKENGEEKLGTDKAVELEISVKNLSEKLSSALSECNAKDDLVTEHAKVAEEAIAGWEKAEAEALSLKQELDEALQERVVAEERIAHLDAALKECMQQLRFVREEQEQRIHDAVLKVSKEFERVRIVLEDKLAEGSKKLSKLGIENTHLTKALHVKENLIDDLSQYQSQAEADFKALMTRLDSMEKENASLKYEVCMLEKELEIRNEERDFNRQSADASHKQHLESGKKIAKLEAECQRLRLLVRKRLPGPAALVKMKNEVEMLGKYPADMRTRKSNPPVTGLMVKDFGADTSPENPSRRINFLTEQLFSMEEENKNLKEALSKKNNELQYSRTMCARTASKLSQFESQLGVLTKDRTTMELTRSFPSSHELSLDSISGDGNEDEPSSAISWASALISELDHFRNGKPRGQSCSTAGISDISLMDDFVEMEKLAIVSVGKPFGSSHNSDESNSFMVSKAESGFNPSNATGMELVPVTDSLSGSVHTNQEIQLKDGSIGKSPSWIQDIVKMILEQNHKTQKNPEEILEEIRSVLVCVNHGEFSNYKKVSRHSEAAEHTHISGYISWRPPNTHPLADSFDGASEINISSKEIGNQQLQSNLNKSICKIVELIEGINQPSLMDYNTPEILSEENGTSLPYKNPATPSGYTVHVFRWKSSELSAVLLQFVQTCNDLLSGKADLEKFARELTSALDWIVNHCFSIRDVSSMRDMIKKKNFDWDDSGCECEIGTGINIPLPDGEKVHVSREQLCFSSTPDAESNLSHMKEFLSILKEENRRLKDELTNMQSSKKGLEGRLQSEYHKSESLMMQFQESEQNIANLQTELEKLKESRGIIEDQIENYILLNEDLDTQLTVARVELNEARQKFSSLEAELEDKSNCCEELEAACLELQLQIESVTKSEIPKYNPNQEEKQLRTDWEITAASEKLAECQETILNLGKQLKALASPREDSFLDKIIPTTPDATANNKTENIKHRSSLLDQMLAEDDAEGEDLNSPKTKEIICSVEPQKLLTLPANDTNFLYGPTVPVETVKAPSSNKKKDKTKTTTADSLAVVPLKKRGGGASLLKKLLSRKRGKSKKASLPIAA; translated from the exons ATGGACCAAAAGACATGGCTTTGGAGGAAAAAGCCCACGGAAAAGACAATTGTCGTAAGTGATAAAGTCAACCTCTTGttgaaagaaaatggagaagag AAACTTGGGACGGACAAAGCGGTAGAATTGGAGATATCAGTGAAAAATCTGAGTGAGAAGTTATCCTCAGCCCTCTCTGAGTGTAATGCAAAAGATGATCTTGTGACTGAACATGCAAAGGTGGCTGAAGAAGCAATTGCAG GTTGGGAGAAAGCAGAAGCAGAGGCATTGTCTCTCAAGCAGGAATTAGATGAAGCTTTACAGGAAAGAGTTGTTGCAGAAGAAAGGATAGCTCACTTGGATGCGGCTTTAAAGGAATGCATGCAGCAGTTACGTTTTGTGAGGGAAGAGCAGGAGCAGAGAATACATGATGCAGTTTTGAAGGTATCAAAAGAATTTGAGAGAGTACGAATTGTGTTGGAAGACAAGCTAGCAGAGGGAAGCAAGAAGCTTAGTAAGTTGGGCATTGAGAACACTCATCTGACCAAGGCCCTTCATGTGAAGGAAAATTTGATTGATGACTTAAGTCAATACCAGTCCCAGGCAGAAGCTGATTTTAAAGCACTGATGACTAGACTAGACTCTATGGAGAAGGAAAATGCTTCTCTGAAATATGAGGTCTGCATGCTTGAGAAGGAGCTTGAGATTCGGAATGAGGAGAGGGATTTCAACCGTCAATCAGCTGATGCATCACACAAGCAACACTTGGAAAGTGGAAAGAAGATTGCAAAGTTAGAAGCAGAATGTCAGAGATTGCGTCTACTAGTTCGAAAACGATTGCCAGGTCCAGCTGCTTTGgtaaaaatgaagaatgaagttGAAATGCTGGGAAAATATCCTGCTGATATGAGGACAAGGAAGTCAAATCCTCCAGTGACAGGTTTGATGGTGAAGGACTTTGGTGCAGATACCTCTCCAGAAAATCCCAGTAGGAGGATCAATTTTTTAACTGAGCAATTATTTTCTAtggaggaagaaaataaaaatctcaaggaAGCACTATCCAAGAAAAACAATGAACTCCAATATTCAAGGACAATGTGTGCCCGCACAGCTTCCAAATTGTCACAGTTTGAGAGTCAGCTTGGAGTACTAACAAAAGATCGAACAACTATGGAACTGACAAGGAGTTTTCCCTCATCACATGAACTGTCCCTTGATTCTATATCTGGCGATGGCAATGAAGATGAGCCAAGCTCTGCCATATCGTGGGCTTCTGCTTTGATCTCAGAACTGGATCATTTCCGAAATGGGAAACCGAGGGGGCAATCATGCAGTACTGCTGGAATTTCAGACATAAGTCTAATGGATGACTTTGTTGAGATGGAAAAATTGGCAATAGTGTCTGTTGGCAAACCTTTTGGAAGTTCCCATAATTCAGATGAAAGCAATTCATTTATGGTCTCCAAAGCTGAGTCAGGTTTCAATCCCTCAAATGCAACTGGAATGGAATTAGTTCCTGTCACAGATAGTCTCTCAGGCTCTGTTCACACAAATCAAGAAATCCAATTGAAAGATGGATCAATTGGGAAATCTCCTAGTTGGATTCAAGATATTGTGAAGATGATTCTGGAGCAAAAtcataaaacacaaaaaaatcctGAAGAAATTCTTGAGGAGATTAGATCCGTATTGGTATGTGTGAACCATGGTGAATTTTCCAATTACAAGAAAGTCTCAAGGCATTCTGAAGCAGCGGAACACACACATATTAGTGGCTATATCTCATGGAGACCTCCAAATACACATCCGTTGGCTGATTCTTTTGATGGAGCCTCAGAAATTAACATCTCATCCAAGGAAATTGGCAACCAGCAGCTCCAGTCAAATCTCAACAAATCAATCTGTAAAATAGTTGAGCTTATTGAAGGTATTAACCAACCATCTTTAATGGATTATAATACGCCAGAAATCCTGTCAGAAGAGAATGGTACTTCTTTACCATATAAAAATCCAGCAACACCTTCAGGATACACAGTTCATGTTTTCCGATGGAAAAGTTCCGAACTCAGTGCGGTTCTACTGCAATTTGTCCAAACATGCAATGATCTGTTGAGTGGGAAAGCTGACCTTGAAAAATTTGCTAGAGAATTAACTTCAGCTTTGGACTGGATTGTAAACCACTGTTTTTCCATTCGAGATGTTTCGAGCATGAGGGAtatgatcaagaagaagaattttgACTGGGATGATTCAGGATGTGAATGTGAAATTGGAACAGGGATAAACATTCCACTTCCAGATGGAGAGAAAGTACATGTATCTAGAGAACAATTATGTTTTTCCTCAACTCCAGATGCAGAGAGTAATTTATCCCATATGAAGGAATTTCTGTCTATTCTCaaggaagaaaatagaagattaaAGGATGAATTGACAAACATGCAATCTTCAAAGAAAGGCTTGGAAGGAAGGCTCCAGTCGGAATATCATAAGAGTGAAAGCTTGATGATGCAATTTCAGGAATCAGAACAAAACATAGCAAATTTACAGACAGAACTCgaaaaattaaaagaatcaaGGGGGATTATTGAAGATCAAATTGAAAACTACATATTGCTCAATGAAGATCTTGATACCCAACTTACAGTTGCCAGGGTTGAATTAAATGAGGCTCGCCAAAAGTTCTCCTCACTTGAGGCAGAGTTGGAGGACAAAAGCAACTGCTGTGAAGAACTGGAGGCAGCGTGTCTTGAACTACAGCTCCAGATAGAAAG TGTGACCAAGAGTGAAATTCCAAAGTACAATCCAaatcaagaagaaaaacaacTCCGAACT GACTGGGAGATCACAGCAGCATCGGAAAAGTTGGCAGAGTGCCAGGAAACCATCTTAAACCTGGGGAAACAGTTGAAGGCATTGGCTTCTCCAAGGGAGGATTCTTTCCTTGACAAAATTATCCCCACAACCCCAGATGCCACTGCAAATAACAAAACTGAGAACATAAAGCATCGGTCCTCCCTACTTGATCAAATGCTAGCAGAGGATGATGCTGAGGGTGAGGATCTCAACTCTCCAAAGACAAAAGAAATTATATGCAGTGTAGAACCTCAGAAGCTTCTCACCCTTCCAGCTAATGATACCAACTTCCTTTATGGTCCTACTGTACCAGTAGAGACAGTAAAGGCTCCcagttcaaataaaaaaaaggacaaaactAAGACCACTACAGCTGATTCTCTTGCTGTTGTTCCTCTTAAGAAACGAGGTGGGGGTGCAAGTTTGCTGAAGAAGCTACTGTcaaggaaaagagggaaaagcAAGAAGGCTTCTCTCCCCATTGCTGCATAA
- the LOC122076218 gene encoding filament-like plant protein 7 isoform X1, with amino-acid sequence MDQKTWLWRKKPTEKTIVVSDKVNLLLKENGEEKKLGTDKAVELEISVKNLSEKLSSALSECNAKDDLVTEHAKVAEEAIAGWEKAEAEALSLKQELDEALQERVVAEERIAHLDAALKECMQQLRFVREEQEQRIHDAVLKVSKEFERVRIVLEDKLAEGSKKLSKLGIENTHLTKALHVKENLIDDLSQYQSQAEADFKALMTRLDSMEKENASLKYEVCMLEKELEIRNEERDFNRQSADASHKQHLESGKKIAKLEAECQRLRLLVRKRLPGPAALVKMKNEVEMLGKYPADMRTRKSNPPVTGLMVKDFGADTSPENPSRRINFLTEQLFSMEEENKNLKEALSKKNNELQYSRTMCARTASKLSQFESQLGVLTKDRTTMELTRSFPSSHELSLDSISGDGNEDEPSSAISWASALISELDHFRNGKPRGQSCSTAGISDISLMDDFVEMEKLAIVSVGKPFGSSHNSDESNSFMVSKAESGFNPSNATGMELVPVTDSLSGSVHTNQEIQLKDGSIGKSPSWIQDIVKMILEQNHKTQKNPEEILEEIRSVLVCVNHGEFSNYKKVSRHSEAAEHTHISGYISWRPPNTHPLADSFDGASEINISSKEIGNQQLQSNLNKSICKIVELIEGINQPSLMDYNTPEILSEENGTSLPYKNPATPSGYTVHVFRWKSSELSAVLLQFVQTCNDLLSGKADLEKFARELTSALDWIVNHCFSIRDVSSMRDMIKKKNFDWDDSGCECEIGTGINIPLPDGEKVHVSREQLCFSSTPDAESNLSHMKEFLSILKEENRRLKDELTNMQSSKKGLEGRLQSEYHKSESLMMQFQESEQNIANLQTELEKLKESRGIIEDQIENYILLNEDLDTQLTVARVELNEARQKFSSLEAELEDKSNCCEELEAACLELQLQIESVTKSEIPKYNPNQEEKQLRTDWEITAASEKLAECQETILNLGKQLKALASPREDSFLDKIIPTTPDATANNKTENIKHRSSLLDQMLAEDDAEGEDLNSPKTKEIICSVEPQKLLTLPANDTNFLYGPTVPVETVKAPSSNKKKDKTKTTTADSLAVVPLKKRGGGASLLKKLLSRKRGKSKKASLPIAA; translated from the exons ATGGACCAAAAGACATGGCTTTGGAGGAAAAAGCCCACGGAAAAGACAATTGTCGTAAGTGATAAAGTCAACCTCTTGttgaaagaaaatggagaagag aagAAACTTGGGACGGACAAAGCGGTAGAATTGGAGATATCAGTGAAAAATCTGAGTGAGAAGTTATCCTCAGCCCTCTCTGAGTGTAATGCAAAAGATGATCTTGTGACTGAACATGCAAAGGTGGCTGAAGAAGCAATTGCAG GTTGGGAGAAAGCAGAAGCAGAGGCATTGTCTCTCAAGCAGGAATTAGATGAAGCTTTACAGGAAAGAGTTGTTGCAGAAGAAAGGATAGCTCACTTGGATGCGGCTTTAAAGGAATGCATGCAGCAGTTACGTTTTGTGAGGGAAGAGCAGGAGCAGAGAATACATGATGCAGTTTTGAAGGTATCAAAAGAATTTGAGAGAGTACGAATTGTGTTGGAAGACAAGCTAGCAGAGGGAAGCAAGAAGCTTAGTAAGTTGGGCATTGAGAACACTCATCTGACCAAGGCCCTTCATGTGAAGGAAAATTTGATTGATGACTTAAGTCAATACCAGTCCCAGGCAGAAGCTGATTTTAAAGCACTGATGACTAGACTAGACTCTATGGAGAAGGAAAATGCTTCTCTGAAATATGAGGTCTGCATGCTTGAGAAGGAGCTTGAGATTCGGAATGAGGAGAGGGATTTCAACCGTCAATCAGCTGATGCATCACACAAGCAACACTTGGAAAGTGGAAAGAAGATTGCAAAGTTAGAAGCAGAATGTCAGAGATTGCGTCTACTAGTTCGAAAACGATTGCCAGGTCCAGCTGCTTTGgtaaaaatgaagaatgaagttGAAATGCTGGGAAAATATCCTGCTGATATGAGGACAAGGAAGTCAAATCCTCCAGTGACAGGTTTGATGGTGAAGGACTTTGGTGCAGATACCTCTCCAGAAAATCCCAGTAGGAGGATCAATTTTTTAACTGAGCAATTATTTTCTAtggaggaagaaaataaaaatctcaaggaAGCACTATCCAAGAAAAACAATGAACTCCAATATTCAAGGACAATGTGTGCCCGCACAGCTTCCAAATTGTCACAGTTTGAGAGTCAGCTTGGAGTACTAACAAAAGATCGAACAACTATGGAACTGACAAGGAGTTTTCCCTCATCACATGAACTGTCCCTTGATTCTATATCTGGCGATGGCAATGAAGATGAGCCAAGCTCTGCCATATCGTGGGCTTCTGCTTTGATCTCAGAACTGGATCATTTCCGAAATGGGAAACCGAGGGGGCAATCATGCAGTACTGCTGGAATTTCAGACATAAGTCTAATGGATGACTTTGTTGAGATGGAAAAATTGGCAATAGTGTCTGTTGGCAAACCTTTTGGAAGTTCCCATAATTCAGATGAAAGCAATTCATTTATGGTCTCCAAAGCTGAGTCAGGTTTCAATCCCTCAAATGCAACTGGAATGGAATTAGTTCCTGTCACAGATAGTCTCTCAGGCTCTGTTCACACAAATCAAGAAATCCAATTGAAAGATGGATCAATTGGGAAATCTCCTAGTTGGATTCAAGATATTGTGAAGATGATTCTGGAGCAAAAtcataaaacacaaaaaaatcctGAAGAAATTCTTGAGGAGATTAGATCCGTATTGGTATGTGTGAACCATGGTGAATTTTCCAATTACAAGAAAGTCTCAAGGCATTCTGAAGCAGCGGAACACACACATATTAGTGGCTATATCTCATGGAGACCTCCAAATACACATCCGTTGGCTGATTCTTTTGATGGAGCCTCAGAAATTAACATCTCATCCAAGGAAATTGGCAACCAGCAGCTCCAGTCAAATCTCAACAAATCAATCTGTAAAATAGTTGAGCTTATTGAAGGTATTAACCAACCATCTTTAATGGATTATAATACGCCAGAAATCCTGTCAGAAGAGAATGGTACTTCTTTACCATATAAAAATCCAGCAACACCTTCAGGATACACAGTTCATGTTTTCCGATGGAAAAGTTCCGAACTCAGTGCGGTTCTACTGCAATTTGTCCAAACATGCAATGATCTGTTGAGTGGGAAAGCTGACCTTGAAAAATTTGCTAGAGAATTAACTTCAGCTTTGGACTGGATTGTAAACCACTGTTTTTCCATTCGAGATGTTTCGAGCATGAGGGAtatgatcaagaagaagaattttgACTGGGATGATTCAGGATGTGAATGTGAAATTGGAACAGGGATAAACATTCCACTTCCAGATGGAGAGAAAGTACATGTATCTAGAGAACAATTATGTTTTTCCTCAACTCCAGATGCAGAGAGTAATTTATCCCATATGAAGGAATTTCTGTCTATTCTCaaggaagaaaatagaagattaaAGGATGAATTGACAAACATGCAATCTTCAAAGAAAGGCTTGGAAGGAAGGCTCCAGTCGGAATATCATAAGAGTGAAAGCTTGATGATGCAATTTCAGGAATCAGAACAAAACATAGCAAATTTACAGACAGAACTCgaaaaattaaaagaatcaaGGGGGATTATTGAAGATCAAATTGAAAACTACATATTGCTCAATGAAGATCTTGATACCCAACTTACAGTTGCCAGGGTTGAATTAAATGAGGCTCGCCAAAAGTTCTCCTCACTTGAGGCAGAGTTGGAGGACAAAAGCAACTGCTGTGAAGAACTGGAGGCAGCGTGTCTTGAACTACAGCTCCAGATAGAAAG TGTGACCAAGAGTGAAATTCCAAAGTACAATCCAaatcaagaagaaaaacaacTCCGAACT GACTGGGAGATCACAGCAGCATCGGAAAAGTTGGCAGAGTGCCAGGAAACCATCTTAAACCTGGGGAAACAGTTGAAGGCATTGGCTTCTCCAAGGGAGGATTCTTTCCTTGACAAAATTATCCCCACAACCCCAGATGCCACTGCAAATAACAAAACTGAGAACATAAAGCATCGGTCCTCCCTACTTGATCAAATGCTAGCAGAGGATGATGCTGAGGGTGAGGATCTCAACTCTCCAAAGACAAAAGAAATTATATGCAGTGTAGAACCTCAGAAGCTTCTCACCCTTCCAGCTAATGATACCAACTTCCTTTATGGTCCTACTGTACCAGTAGAGACAGTAAAGGCTCCcagttcaaataaaaaaaaggacaaaactAAGACCACTACAGCTGATTCTCTTGCTGTTGTTCCTCTTAAGAAACGAGGTGGGGGTGCAAGTTTGCTGAAGAAGCTACTGTcaaggaaaagagggaaaagcAAGAAGGCTTCTCTCCCCATTGCTGCATAA